A single window of Papaver somniferum cultivar HN1 unplaced genomic scaffold, ASM357369v1 unplaced-scaffold_139, whole genome shotgun sequence DNA harbors:
- the LOC113335245 gene encoding uncharacterized protein LOC113335245 produces MYRPGTRGYGHEDRYGIRDDDRNGYRRERERENMAIRMMTETVEVVIHTVAMKTVMVEILMVVTMMMIIIEEEDEVMKTFSLAREVGVLIDTWYVVMMTMVVIHQGIWSQVEKYYYGDIVAAAKSTYDLQRKLVKQAESRDTYSDIFQCLGQLTQTRLPIHL; encoded by the exons ATGTATAGGCCAGGTACAAGAGGTTATGGGCATGAAGATCGCTACGGAATTAGAGATGATGACCGAAATGGTtacaggagagagagagagagagagaatatggCTATAAGGATGATGACAGAAACAGTAGAGGTGGTGATTCATACAGTAGCAATGAAGACCGTTATGGTAGAGATTTTGATGGTGGTTacaatgatgatgattataatagaggaagaagacgaagtaaTGAAGACTTTCAGTTTGGCCAGAGAAGTAGGAGTTCTGATAGATACATGGTATGTGGTTATGATGACGATGGTCGTCATTCATCAAG GTATTTGGTCTCAAGTGGAAAAGTATTACTATGGTGATATTGTAGCAGCAGCTAAATCTACCTATGATTTGCAGAGGAAATTGGTTAAGCAAGCAGAGTCTCGTGATACTTATAGTGATATTTTCCAATGCCTCGGTCAGTTGACACAAACTAGGTTACCCATCCATTTGTGA